In Streptomyces sp. HUAS ZL42, the DNA window TCCGTCGACGCGGGACGGGTGGTGTTGCGCTCGAGGCGCGGCACCGAGCTGGCGCCGGCGTTCCCGGAGGTTGGGGCGGCGGCCACACAGCTGCCGGACGCAACCGCGCTGGATGGCGAGCTGGTCGTGTGGGAGGAAGGTCGGCTTGCCTTCGAGCGGTTGCAGAACCGGCTGCAGCGGCGTGGCGCTGAGGCGGCCAGGCTTGCCGCAGAGTGGCCGGTCCACTTCGTCGCCTTCGACCTGCTCAGGCTGACCGGCACGGACACCTCTGCCTGGCCGTATCGGCGACGGCGAGCCGCACTGGAGGAGCTGTTCACCAAGCGCCGGCTGACGGCACCGTGGGCGCTGTGCCCGTCAACCACCGACCCGGACACGATCACCGAGTGGCTGACCTGGACGACAGTCGGCCTGGAAGGACTGATCTTCAAGCCGCTGGACAGCCCATACCAGCCGTCGGTGAGGGGCTGGCTGAAATACAAGGTGCGCGAGACAACCGAAGCGATCACCGGTGCGGTCACCGGCACTCTGGCCACTCCCCGCAGTCTGCTGCTCGGCACGTACGACGACGACGGGCACCTTCAATACACCGGCAGCACCACCACCCTCACCCAGGCGACCAGCATCACCGTCGCCGAACTCCTCGCTCCGGCCCGGCCCGGCCACCAATGGACGGGCTGGTCATTCTCTGCCGGATGGGGCAGCAGGGAAACGTTGAACGTCACACTGGTGGAACCTGAGCTGGTGGTGGAAGTCGGTGTCGACGTCGCCCGCGACGCCTCCGGCCGGTGGCGCCACCCGGCGCGCCTGCACCGCGCCCGGCCCGAC includes these proteins:
- a CDS encoding ATP-dependent DNA ligase is translated as MPWTLPEPMLTAAVDSPDLPPGHAAEPKWDGFRALFSVDAGRVVLRSRRGTELAPAFPEVGAAATQLPDATALDGELVVWEEGRLAFERLQNRLQRRGAEAARLAAEWPVHFVAFDLLRLTGTDTSAWPYRRRRAALEELFTKRRLTAPWALCPSTTDPDTITEWLTWTTVGLEGLIFKPLDSPYQPSVRGWLKYKVRETTEAITGAVTGTLATPRSLLLGTYDDDGHLQYTGSTTTLTQATSITVAELLAPARPGHQWTGWSFSAGWGSRETLNVTLVEPELVVEVGVDVARDASGRWRHPARLHRARPDLSPADTPRLPSPPSA